The segment CGCCGAGGTAGCGGCCGTCGGGCGTCGGCGTTCCTGTCGCCTGCGGGTCGAACGAGGCGATCAGCGAGTCCTTGACGCCGAAGGCGCTGTCGCCGATCTCCAGCTGGGGATCGCCGTCGACGAAGATGTGCGTCACGAGGGTCCGCAGGCCCGGGGCCGACACCATGAAGTGGAGGTGGGCGGCGCGGACCGGGGAGCGGCCGGTGGCGGCGAGCATCTTTCCGACGGGACCGTCGTGCGGGATCGGGTATGGCGTCGGCTGCAGGCCCCAGAAGCGGTAGCCGCCGTTCTCGTCGGTGAACAGGTGCGCGCGCGGCGACGCGGTCGTCGCCGTACTCCGGTGCGCCCTCGACGAAGAACGGGCCGAAGACCGTCGACAACGAGGCGGCGTGGGTGCGGCTCAAGGGCGCCGACGAGCTCCGCGCCGCCTGGGCCGGGGCCGGCGTCGACGTGACAGACCCGACGCGCGCGGCGGTCACGCCGGGGTGAGCAGCCCAACTGTGTAGTTCTTTACCCGGAGCGGGTAAGGAACTACACACCAACGGCATTCACGGCACAAGTCGGCGACGTGCACGGGTGCGGTTCTCCGCGCCATCCATGATTCTGCAGGACCCGCCCCAGCTTCGATGCCGTCGAACAGGAGCGGATGTGGGCCTGGCCCCAGGCGAGTCGCACTGTGTGCAGTGCGGCGAACGCAGCGGCGTCCAAGTCTGGGACGAGTGTCATCGAAGGACTCGGACTTTGCGGACCGGTTCTCGCCCGTGTGGACGACTCGAAAAGTTGTCCACATGCTAGGGAGCAAGACGCTGAAGCGCTACAGCCAGTGGTACTTGTGGAACGTCCGCCACAGGGTGAAGCACACCGTGAACAGGGCGATCAGCAGGATCGGATAGCTGAACTGCCAGTGGAGCTCGGGCATGACGTCGAAGTTCATGCCGTAGATGCCCGCGGCGGCGGTGGGGACGGCGGCGATGCCGGCCCACGCCGAGATCTTCCGCATGTCGGTGTTCATCTGCGTGCTGACCTTGGTGGCCGCGGCGTCGAGCAGTGAACTCAGCCGCTCCTCGTACTCACCGACCATCTCATTGACCAGCGTGAGGTGGTCGGCGACGTCGCGGAAGTGCCTGCGGATCTCCTTGCTGTTGGGCGTCAGAGCGGCCGATTCCGCCGTCACCTTGTTCCCGGACAGCAGGCTCAGCGGTGTGCCGAGCGGATACACGGCGCGGCGCAGCTGCAGGACCTCGCGTTTGAAGAGGTAGACGACGTCGATGTCGAGATCCCGCGACGACGCCGCGAAGATCCGTTCCTCCAGCTCGTCGACGTCGGACTCCATCTCCTGCACCACCGCGACGTAGGAGTCGACGACGCGGTCGGCGACGGCGTGCACGACCGTCGCGGGCCCCAGCTTCAGGTGCTCGGGTGTGCTCTCGAGGCGCTGCCGGACGCCGGCGAGGTGGGTGTGGTCGCCGTGGCGGACGGTGATGATGAAGTCGCGACCGGCGAGGACCATGATCTCGCCGGTCTCGACGATGTCGTTGGCGACCTCGTCGTCGTCGTGATCGATGTACTTGACGGTCCGCAGCACCAGGAACAGGGTGTCGTCGTACAGTTCCAGCTTGGGCCGCTGGTGCGCGTGAACGGCGTCCTCGACCATCAGCGTGTGCAGGCCGAAGGCCTCGGCGACGTCGCCCATCTGGCGTTCGTCGGGCTGATGCAGACCCAACCAGACGAAGCCGCTGCCGGTGGCGCGAACGAAGGCGAGCGCCTTGCGGAAGTCGAGGCCGGTCGGCTGGCGGACGCCGTCGACGTACACCGCGCAGTCGACGACGGCGCGCGCCACCGGAACCGGCGGGGGAGCGACGGTCGCCTGCTTTCCCGATCCGCGGTTTCCCGGCTGCAGCATTCTCGGCATGGACGGCACAGGTCGACCTTATCGGTCGGGTAGCCGCGCTGCTTACACTCAGTGCGTGTATTTCGACATTGCTGTGTTCACGACGACAGCGATCACGTTGATCGTCATCATGGACCCGCCCGGCCAGATCCCGGTGTTCCTGTCCCTGGTCGGGAAGCGCTCACCGGAGTACCGCCGGAAGGCCGCGTGGCAGGCGCCGCTGGTCTCGCTCTTCGTGATCAGCATCTTCGCGATCGGCGGCCGGGCGATCCTGGCGTACCTGCACATCGGCATTCCTGCACTGCAGGGAGCGGGCGGTCTGCTGCTCCTGCTCGTCGCGCTGCAACTGCTGATGGGGACCTCGGGGCAGAAGCAGGAGGCCGACGAGGACGTCAACGTCGCGCTGGTCCCGCTGGGCACCCCGTTGCTCGCCGGGCCCGGTGCGATCGCCGCGGTGATCGTCGCAGTCAGCCAGGTGCACGGGGAGATCGGCGGATACCTCGCCATCGCCGCCGGGATCCTGGTGGCCCACATCGTCGTGACGTTGGCCCTGTTGTTCTCCACCAACATCATCAACGTGCTCAAGGTCTCGGGCATCACGCTGCTGGCCAAGATCGCCGGTCTGCTGCTCGCGGCGATCGCCGTCGAGCTGATCGCGACGTCGGTGATCGGCTTCGCGGCCACCGCGTGACCACTCGACTACCGTTGACGCCGATGCCCTTCCGATCCATGTCCTCGCACCGTCCGGTCCGCCGCGGCGCCGCACTGCTCGCGACCGTCGGCCTCGCCGCGACCCTGCTGACCGCCTGCGGATCCGACGCTGCCGACCCGTTCCGCGTCGGTAGCGACGGCAGTGCGACGATGCGGGTCGCAGCCGCGGTGTACGCCGGAGCCCTCCAGCGCACGGGCGTGCGGATCGAGGTGCAGCCGAAGCCGGAGGGCGACCGTCGCCTGCTCGACGAGACCGCGCAGGGCGACCTCGACCTCTTCCCGGCGTTCACCGGCGAGCTGCTGACGACATTGACGCCGAAGCCGGAGGCGACGTCGGCCGCAGACGTCGAGGACGCCGTCAACCGGGCGCTCCCGCAGGACGTGACGATCGGCGATCCGGCCGCGGTCGACAATCGTCGACAGCTGGTCCTGTCGCAGCGGCTCGTCGACGAACGGCACGTCACCGACCTCGCCGGATGCGGCGCGCTGCCGCCCGGCATGCCCCTGGTCACCACCGGAACCCTGACCGACGACGACAGAACCGCGTTCGCCGCGTGCCGGGTGGGACCGGTGACGGAGGGACTGACGGCGGCAGAGGTGGTGCGACGCGTCGCCTCGGGGACGCAGCTCGGAACCCTCACCGGCCTCGAAGCCGCGACGGCGCTGGCTGGACACGACGACGTCACCGCAGTGCGGTCCGCGGACACCGGACCGAGGTCGCAGGACCTGGTGCCCGTGTTCCGTGCCGGGCGCGTGGGGAAGTCGCAGATGAAAGCGCTCAGCAGAGTGGCCGGCGAGCTCACGACCGCCGATCTCGCCGCGATGGCGCAGAAGGTCGACGGCGGCGCCGATCCGACCGCCGTCGCGAACGAGTGGCTCAGCACCAGCGGCGGTTAGGCCGTGTTGGATGAGTCGCAGAGACACGCGTGCCGTGTCCCGCGCCCCCCGAATCGGGGCACGGAACACGGCACGGAGCGGTGCGGCGGGTGCTACTTGGTCTTCGAGAACGCCCAGCCGGCGAGGCGGGCGCTGATGCTCTGGTAGCCCGAGGCGACGAGGCGGACGCTCAGGTCCAGCACCTTGGCGTCGAGGCCCACCAGTACGCGGGCGCGGTCGCGTTCCACGGCCTTGATGATGATGTCGGCGGCCTTCTCCGAGCTGGTGTTCGCCAGGTACTTGTCGAACAGCTCGGCGCTCTTGGCCTGATCGTGGTCACCGGAGGTGGTGGCGTTGCGGGCGATCGCGGTCTTGATGCCGCCCGGATGCACGCAGGTCACCTTGACCGGGTGCTTCGCGATGATCATCTCCTGGTTCAGCGCCTCCGTGAAGCCGCGGACCGCGAACTTGGCCGAGTTGTACGCCGCCTGCCCCGGCTCGGCGAGGAGGCCGAACAGCGACGAGGTGTTGACGACGTGGCCGTCGCCCGACGCGATCAGGTACGGCAGGAACGCCTTGGTTCCGTTGACGACGCCCCAGTAGTCGATGTCCATGACACGCTCGATGTCCTTGAACTCCATCGTCTCGACCTCGCCGTGGTGCGCGATGCCCGCGTTGTTGAAGATCGCGTTGACGGTGCCGAAGTGCTCGGCGACGGTGTCGGCGTACTCGAGCACGGCCTCGCGCTCGGCGACGTTCAGCAGCTGGCTGTGGACCTGGGCGCCGGTCGCGGCGACGAGGCGCTCGGTCTCGGCGAGGCCGTCGGGGTTCACATCGGAGATGGCGATCTTCGCGCCGCGCTTGCCGAGTTTGATGGCCAGGTCGCGACCCATGCCGGAACCGGCGCCGGTGATGACGATGACCTTGTTGTTGAAGTCCTTCATGTCTTATCTCCTGGAGTGTTCGGGTGGTGCAGTGGTGAGGATCAGGCGTCAGCGGCGGCGGGCTCGTCGGCCTCGTCGGCCGGGGCGACGAACTCGTCGGCCGTCTTCACGTCGTACGCGGCGACGTCGAACGACCGTGTCTGGTTGCGGAAGTTGAAGGTGAAGCCGGGCCACAGGACGGTGATGTTGCCGTGCTCGTCCTTGTACCACGAGGCGCAGCCGCCGTTGACCCACACGCTCTTTTTGAGGTTGTCCTGAAGGCTGCGGTTGAACGCGTCCTGCACCGACTTCTTGACGTCGACGCGGACGATGCCGCGCGACCGGGTCTTGCGGACGTAGTCGACGAGGTAGTTCAGCTGGGACTCGATCATGTAGACCATGGAGGTGTGGCCGAGGCCGGTCGACGGGCCGATGAGCAGCATCAGGTTCGGGAAGCCGTGGATGAACGAGCCCTTGTAGGCCTGCATGCCGTCGACCGCCCAGACCTCCGACAGGCTCTTGCCGCCGACGCCGACGATCGTGTCGAAGACGGGGGAGTCGGTGACGTGGAAACCAGTGGCGATGACGATGACGTCGACGTCGCGCTCGGTGCCGTCCTTGGTGACGATGCCGGTCTCGGTCACGCGGGCGATGCCGTCGGTCACCAGTTCCACGTTGTCCTGGTCGAGGGTCGGGTACCACTCGTTGGACTTCAGGATGCGCTTGCAGCCCACCGCGAACTTCGGGGTGACGGCCTCGCGCAGCTTCGGATCACGGATGCCCTTGAAGATGTTGCCGCGCGAGAGGATCTCGACCGGCTTGAGCGCCTTCGGGGCGTAGGTCATGCCTGCGGCGACGATCTCGTTGAACGAGTAGATGCCGCCGCGGATCGCCGACTGGAAACCGGGGATGTTCTTGAACGCCCAGTTCTCCAGGCCCAGGTAGGGGCGCTCGTTGCGGGGGATGATCCACGGAGCGGTGCGCTGGTAGACGTCCATGTGGCCGACGACCCTGCCGAGCTGCGGGACCACCTGGATGGCGGAGGCGCCGGTGCCGATCACCGCGACGCGCTTGCCCGCGAAGTCGTAGCCCTCATCCCAGCGGGCGGTGTGGACCATCTTGCCCTGGAAGCCCTCGATGCCCTCGATGTCGGGGAGGTTGGGCTCGCAGAGCGGGCCGACGCCGCCGACCAGGGTGCGTGCGGTCAGGCTGTGCGCCTCGCCGTCGCGGGTGTAGTCGATCTCCCAGCGGCCGAGGTCCTCGTTCCACTCGGCGTGGGTGACGTCGGAGCCGAACAGCGACTTCTCGCCGATGCCGTGCTCGTCGGCCACCTTGTTGATGTACCGGTGGATCTCCGGCTGGTGCGAGTACGAGCGCGACCACTCGGGGTTCATGGCGAACGAGTAGGAGTACAGGTGCGAGGGGACGTCGCACGCGGCGCCCGGGTACACGTTGTCGCGCCAGGTGCCGCCGAAGTCCTGCCCGCGGTCGAGGAGCACGTAGTCCTCGACGCCTTCCTGCGTGAGCTTGATGGCGGCGCCGAGGCCGGAGAAGCCCGCTCCGATGATCGCGATCTCTACATCATGCGTTGTCATGGTGACAACGATAAGAGTCTGTTGACCGAGAGTCAATAGCTAATTGAACTTTGGTCAATAAGGCCCTACGGTGGTGACATGACCACGACGAGAACCCGCATGAGTCCGGCAGCACGACGTCGACAGCTCATCGACCTCGGCGTCGACATGGCCCGTACCGTGCCGTTGGAGTCGGTGACCATGGAGGCGGTGGCCGAAGCCGCGGGGGTGTCGAAGGGGCTCATCTTCCACTACTTCGAGTCGAAGGCCGACTTCCACCTGTGCGTCATCACGGAGCAGGCGCAGGAGATGCTGGATCGGACCGAGCCGCAGGAGGAGCTGGGGGATCCGATTGCGATGCTCACCGCGTCGATGGCCGCCTACGTCGATTACGTTGCGGACAACGGTCGCGGCTTCGTCGGCGTCATCCGCGGTGCCGCGAGTGCCGACGACGCCATCCGCGAGGTCGCCGACAGGACCCGCGCGCAGATGACCGAACGGATCCTGTCGCGAGCGGATCGGATCGGCATCGAGCGCACGCCGGCCATCGAGATGGGCGTCGCCGGGTGGATCGCCTTCGTCGAGGAGTTGCTGGTGCGGTGGCTCGACGAGCCGGTCATCACAAGGGACCAACTGGTCGACATCTTCGTCACGGCCCTGCCTGCGCTCGCCGGCGTCGTCGGCATGGTCACCGCGGGGGAGTAGGGCGCCGCGAACTCATTCGCCACAGTGCGGCCCGCGCGTGACGACTGTCGGTTGCCGTCCACCGAATCGATGAGTGATCCAGTTCATCTGTGACCGACGGTACTTGCATCGGTTCAGATGAATCTGTCGCGGCGACAACCGCCAGGTAGCAATTTCACCTGGCATTTCGTCGAACTGTTACAAACGTGGATAAAAGTTTTGTATCCGCCTCATCGTTTCACTGATGGGGAGAGATGTTCTTCCCCTTCCGCTCCCTTTAGCGTCGTCTTCCGTAATCCACAAGGGTCCAACGGAAGGGGAGCCGACGTGCTGACAGTCCTCGTCCCGGCGCACAAGGGCGGCCACGTCCATGGGAGTGACGCGCAGCCGCAGATCATCGAGATGCTGGACTCGCTTGCGGCCCAGACGGTGGTTCCGGACCGCATCGTCGTCCTGATCAACAACTGCACCGACGACACCCCGGAACTCGCTGCGGCGGCCGGAGCTGAAGTCCTTCATGTACCCCCGAATCCGCACAAGAAGGCCGGTGCGCTGAACTGGTGGCTCGACGAGAACCTCGCGGTGCTCGAAACCACCGACCAGATCCTGGTGATGGACGCCGACACGATCCTGGAACCGGAGTTCGTCGAGAACGCGCGCAAGCGGATCGACTCGGGCTACCACGCGGTCGGCGGCGTCTTCCTCGGCAAGGAGGGCGGTGGCTTCGTCGGCATGCTGCAGCGCAATGAGTACGCGAGATACGCCCGGGACATCGAACGGCGCAACGGGCGATCACTGGTTCTCACCGGGACCGCGACCGTCTTCACCATCCGGGCGCTCAGGCACGTCGTCGCCGGTCGGGAATCGGGGCTGATCCCGAACTCGGCGGCGAGCGGTGAGCGGGCCCAGGTCTACGACACCAAGGCGCTGACCGAAGACAACGAACTGACCTTCGCGCTGCTCCACCTCGGGTACAAGATCATCGCGCCCGTCGAGTGCGGCCTCACGACCGAGGTCATGGAGACCTGGGGCGACCTGGCCAAGCAGCGCGAACGGTGGAAGCGCGGCGCCATCGAGAACAACCGCCACTACGGCCTCACCCGATACACCCTCAACTACTGGCGTCTCCAGCTCTGGGGCCAGATCGGCATCTTCGTCACGATCGCCTACCTCGCCACGCTCGTGTGGGCCGTCGCGAGCCTGTCGATCACGGTCTTCTGGGTGTGGATCCTCGTCACGGCCGTCTACGCCGTCGAACGATTCGTCACCGTCGTCGGGCGTCGCGGCCTACGGCAGGGTCTGATCGGGTTCCTCATCGTCGTCGAGATGCCGTACGACATCTTCCTCCAAGGCGTTCAACTTAAAGCCATCGCAGCATCGGCGCTGCACACCCGCGCGTCCTGGTGACGCGCTCCGCACTACACAAGTCAGGAGTCTTGACCATGGCAATCGCCTCCCCAGTCAGCGCAGTCGGACCGCTCGCCCAGACCGGAGTCGGCGCGACCGCATCCATCGGCGCGCTCGCCACGACGGTCGACGGATGGACCGCCGCCGCCCTCGGCGCCGTCTTCATCCTGCTCGCCGCATTCACTCTCTTCGGCGCGGCCGGTGCGCTCGCACGCACCCTGCCGATGCCGGGATTCCGGTATCGGACTCCGAAGCTCCTCGCACCGTCCGACGACGAGTATCTGGCGCTCGTCGGAGGTGCGTGATGGCCGACGACGGACCGTGCTACCGAGCCCGGCGGCTGCCGCTCGGCGTGCTGACGACCGTGGCGGTCGTCGCGTTGATCGCCGGGCTGGCCGGTGCCCTCATGGCCATCGGCGGGTCGCCGCGTGCAGACGGTTCGGAGGTCGAGCCCGCTGTGGCGACGGCGGCCGCGGACCGAGCCTCCGCGCCGGTGCGGATCAAGGTGGGTCCGCAGGACGGCGTCCGTGCGATGGACGCTCCCGTCTCGGTGATGCCGTCGGCGTGCACCGACGTCATCGAGCCTCCGTACGACTCCCGAGTCGGCGACGTGTTCTGGTGCTCGGACTACGCCGCGCTCGGCAGCGGAGGTGACCGGCCGACGGTGCTCGCCGGTCACGCGGGCGCCTCGATCGATACTGTCTTCAACGATCTGTACCCGCGCGGTGACGCCTTCGTCGGTCAGACCGTCCGCTTCGAGACCGCGGGCGCCGGCGAGCGCGCTTATCGTGTGACCGCCGTGTACACGCCGGCGAAGGCGGACCTCCCGTATCTGACGCAGGTGTGGGGGACGCCGGGACAGCAGCTGGGCGGTCGCGTCGTCCTCGTCACCTGCCTGCAGACCCCGGACGGGGCGTGGGGCAAGAACTACGTCGCGGTGCTCAGCCCCGCCTGACCGGACGCCCGAACCGAAGCCGGCCGCGGCGACCTCGACGACGAAAAGAAGGCCCGCCCCATCGGAATCCGATGGGGCGGGCCTTCTCAGGTCGTGCGCCGGAGCGTCACGCGCGGGGCGACGTCAGTTGAACGCCTCGTCGACGATCTCCTGCTGCTCCACCGCGTGCACCTTGCTGGAACCGGACGACGGAGCGGACATCGCGCGGCGCGAGACGCGCCGCAGACCGGCCAGCAGCTCGGGCAGCATCTCCGGGAGCCAGAGGCCGAGGAACGGCCACGGACCCTGGTTGGCGGGCTCCTCCTGGACCCAGCGGAAGTCCTTCGCGTTCGGGTACGCCTCGAGGGTGCGTGCCAGGCGGCGGTAGGGGACCGGGTACAGCTGCTCGACGCGGACGATGGCGACGTCGTCGCGGCCGTCCTTCTCCTTGCGGGCGGCCAGCTCGTAGTACAGCTTGCCGCTGACCAGAAGGACGCGCTGGACCTTATTGCGGTCGCCACCGTTCTTGAAGGCGGGGTCGTCGATCACCGAGAGGAACTTGCCCTCGGTGAACTCCTCGACCGGCGAGACGGCGGCCTTGTTGCGGAGCATCGACTTCGGGGTGAAGACCACGAGCGGGCGGCTGATGCCGTCGTGCACGTGGCGACGCAGCAGATGGAAGTAGCTCGCCGGGGTCGACGGCAGCGCGACGGTCATCGAACCCTCGGCACACAGCTGCAGGAAGCGCTCGATGCGTCCCGAGGTGTGGTCGGGTCCCTGACCCTCGTGACCGTGCGGCAGGAGCAGGACCACGTCGCTGCGCTGACCCCACTTGGCCTCGCCGGAACTGATGAACTCGTCGATGACCGACTGGGCGCCGTTGACGAAGTCGCCGAACTGCGCCTCCCACATGACCAGGGCGTCGGGGTCGGCGACGGCGTAGCCGTACTCGAAGCCGAGGACGCCGTACTCCGACAGCGGGGAGTCGTAGACCAGGAATCGGCCGGTCGCGTCGGGCAGGTGGTTCAGCGGGGTGTACTCGCTGCCGTTCTCCCGGTCGATGAGGACCGAGTGACGCTGCGTGAACGTGCCGCGGCGGGCGTCCTGACCCGACAGGCGGACGGTGCGGCCCTCCTGGACCAGCGAACCGAAGGCCATCATCTCGGCGAACGACCAGTCGACGTTGCCCTTGGTGGGCATCTCGTGGCGACGCTTGATGACCGGCTTCACGCGCGGGTGCGCGGTGAAGCCCTCCGGCACGTTGCCGAAGGCGTCGCCGATCTGCTGCAGGCGCTCCTGGTCGACGGCGGTGACGAGCTTGGTGACCAGCGTCTGGTCGCCCTCCACCGACGGCGACGCCTCGGGCGTGTGACGCTCGAGTTCCTTGACCTCGACGAACACGCGCTCCAGCTGACCCTGGTAGTCGCGGAGGGCGTCCTCGGCCTCCTTGGTCGAGATGTCACCGCGGCCGATGAGGGCTTCGGTGTAGCTCTTGCGGACGCTGCGGAGGTTGTTGATGACGTCGTACATGGCCGGCTGGGTCATCGACGGGTCGTCGCCCTCGTTGTGGCCCAGGCGGCGGTAGCAGACCAGGTCGATGACCACGTCGCGGTTGAACGCCTCGCGGTAGTCGACGGCCAGCTTGGCGGCCCAGACGCAGGCCTCGGGGTCGTCGCCGTTCACGTGGAAGACCGGCGCACTGATCATCTTGGCGATGTCGGTGCAGTACTGCGTGGAGCGGGAGTGCTCGGGCGCGGTGGTGAAGCCGATCTGGTTGTTCACGACGATGTGCACGGTGCCGCCGGTGCGGTAGCCGGGCAGCATCGACATGTTGAGGACCTCGGCCACGATGCCCTGGCCGGCGAACGCCGCGTCACCGTGCAGCATCAGCGGGAGGACGCCGAACTTCTTGTCCTCGCTCATGCCGTCCTGCTTGGCGCGGACGATGCCCTCCAGGACCGGGTCGACGGCCTCCAGGTGGCTGGGGTTGGCGGTCAGCGAGACGGTGATCTCGTTGTCGCCGAACATCTGGTAGTACTTGCCCTCGGCGCCGAGGTGGTACTTCACGTCGCCCGAGCCGTGGGACTCGGCGGGACCGAGGTTGCCCTCGAACTCGCTGAAGACCTTCGAGTAGGGCTTGCCGACGATGTTCGTCAGGACGTTCAGGCGACCGCGGTGCGGCATGCCGATGACGACCTCGTCGAGCTCGTGCTCGGCGCTCTGATCCAGGACGGCGTCCATCATCGGGATGACGGCTTCCGCGCCCTCGAGGGAGAAGCGCTTCTGACCGACGTACTTGGTGGCGAGGAAGGTCTCGAAGGCCTCGGCGGCGTTGAGCTTGCTCAGGATGTACTTCTGCTCGGCCACCGGCGGCTTGACGTGCTTGATCTCCACGCGCTCCTGGAGCCAGCGCTGCTGCTCGGGATCCAGGATGTGCGTGTACTCGACGCCGACGTGACGGCAGTAGGCGTCGCGCAGGATCGACAGGACGTCGCGCAACTTCATGTCGCGCTGGCCGTGGAAGCCGCCGACCTTGAACGAGCGGTCCAGGTCCCACAGGGTGAGGCCGTAGGTGAGGACGTCCAGGTCGGGGTGAGCGGCCTTGGCGGCGGCGTCCATCATCAGCGGGTCGGTGTCGGCCATCAGGTGACCGCGGCTGCGGTACGCGGCGATCAGCTCGAGGACGCGGGTGTTCTTGTCGACCAGGCCCGCGGGGATGTCGCGACGCCAGCGGACCGGCTCGTACGGGATCCGCAGCGACGTGAACAGTTCGTCCCAGAAGTCGTCGCTGATGATCAGGTTGTGAATGGTGCGCAGGAAGTCGCCCGACTCCGCACCCTGGATGATGCGGTGGTCGTAGGTCGACGTCAGCGTCATCAGCTTGCCGACGCCCATGGCGGCGATCTGCTCGTCGCTGGCGCCCTGGAACTCGGCGGGGTACTCCATGGCGCCTGCACCGATGATGGTGCCCTGACCCTGCATCAAGCGGGGGACCGAGTGGACGGTGCCGATGGTGCCCGGGTTGGTCAGCGAGATGGTGACGCCTGCGAAGTCGTCGGCGCCGAGCTTGCCGTTGCGCGCGCGGCGGACGATGTCCTCGTAGGCGGCCACGAACTCGCCGAAGTTCATCGCCTCGCAGCCCTTGATGGCGGCGACGACGAGCGTGCGGTTGCCGTTCTTGCCCGGCAGGTCGATCGCGAGACCGAGGTTGGTGTGCGCGGGGCTCACCACGTTCGGCTTGCCGTCGACGATGGCGAAGTGGTTGTTCATGCTCGGGAACGCCTTGAGCGCCTGGACGATCGCGTAGCCGAGGATGTGGGTGAAGCTCACCTTGCCGCCGCGGGTGCGGGCGAGGTGGTTGTTGATGACGACGCGGTTGTCGATCATCAGCTTCGCCGGGATGGCGCGGACGCTCGTCGCGGTCGGCACCTCCAGCGAAGCGTTCATGTTGCGGACGATCGCTGCGGCCGGGCCGCGCAGGACGCGGTTCGTGTCGACGGCGTCGGCGTCGGCGGGCTTCGCGGTCGACGCGGCCATCGACGTGCCGGACGCGGCCTTGGTGGCGGCGGACTCGCGGGCGGGGGCCGGCGTCCGAGCGGGGGCGGCGGCCTTCTTGGCGGGCTCGGTGTCGAGCGTCACGGCCTGCTTCGGTGCGACACGCGCGGCCGGAGCCGGAGCCGGAGCCGCGGGGGCGGCGGGAGGCGTCGCTGCGGGTGCGGGCGCCGCGGGCGGCGTCGCACCGTTCGCGGGGGCTGCGGCAGTCGTGCTGGGACGGTAGTTCTTGAGAAGCTCGTGCCAGCTCGGATCGACTGATTCAGGGTTGGTCTGGAATCGCTGGTACATCTCCTCGACCAGCCATTCGTTTTGTCCGAAGTCAGATTCGGATATCGAACTGCTCACAGCGTTGTCTCGCCTCAATTCACCCAGGTGTTTTTCGATCGCTCGGCAGGCGGGCGCTTGATCTCGTGAACCGTCGCCGACCTGCCAACAGTCGATGGTACGCGGCAGCGTCACGGCCCGTGCGAACTGCGCGACACCGACCAGGGCAGTATGCGGGTAGTGGTCAAAATCACGCAATGGGACGAACGAATTGCGGTGGATATGTCGGGTTTGGCAAGTTCGGCGTCTGTCTGCTGATAGGCGCTGCGTACGGATTGAGTGTGTTCACCTATCAATCGCGGTCTGCGGTCATCGGATGCCGACCGGATCGGTCGGTGCGCGGTCGTCGCAGGCGTCCGGGGAGACCCCGGCATCCCACAGTCGCCGGTATGGTCCGCGGGCGGCGAAGAGTTCGTCGTGGGTGCCGAGTTCGACGATTCGACCATCGTCGACGACGGCGATCACGTCGGCGCGGGCGGCCGTCGCCAGCCGGTGCGCCACGATGACGCTGGTCCGACGATGCGCGAGAGCTTCGCCCGCCGCGAGGACCTGTGCCTCGGTCGCCTGGTCGAGCGTCGCGGTGGCCTCGTCGAGCAGGATGAGGTCCGGTTCGACGAGTTCGGCCCGGGCGAGGGCGATCAGCTGGCGTTGACCGGCGGAGAGGCCGCGGCCTCGTTCGGCGATGCCGAACTCCATGCCGCCGGGCAGTGCCGCGATCATGCTCGCCGCGCCGACACGACGCGCGGCCTCGGCGATCTGCTCGCGATGGGCGTCGGGACGACCGTAGGCGATGTTGTCCGCCACGGTTCCGGCGAACAGGTGGGGTTCCTGCGGGACCACGCCGAGGCGGCTGCGATAGCGGGGGAGGT is part of the Gordonia phthalatica genome and harbors:
- a CDS encoding class F sortase encodes the protein MADDGPCYRARRLPLGVLTTVAVVALIAGLAGALMAIGGSPRADGSEVEPAVATAAADRASAPVRIKVGPQDGVRAMDAPVSVMPSACTDVIEPPYDSRVGDVFWCSDYAALGSGGDRPTVLAGHAGASIDTVFNDLYPRGDAFVGQTVRFETAGAGERAYRVTAVYTPAKADLPYLTQVWGTPGQQLGGRVVLVTCLQTPDGAWGKNYVAVLSPA
- a CDS encoding glycosyltransferase yields the protein MLTVLVPAHKGGHVHGSDAQPQIIEMLDSLAAQTVVPDRIVVLINNCTDDTPELAAAAGAEVLHVPPNPHKKAGALNWWLDENLAVLETTDQILVMDADTILEPEFVENARKRIDSGYHAVGGVFLGKEGGGFVGMLQRNEYARYARDIERRNGRSLVLTGTATVFTIRALRHVVAGRESGLIPNSAASGERAQVYDTKALTEDNELTFALLHLGYKIIAPVECGLTTEVMETWGDLAKQRERWKRGAIENNRHYGLTRYTLNYWRLQLWGQIGIFVTIAYLATLVWAVASLSITVFWVWILVTAVYAVERFVTVVGRRGLRQGLIGFLIVVEMPYDIFLQGVQLKAIAASALHTRASW
- a CDS encoding multifunctional oxoglutarate decarboxylase/oxoglutarate dehydrogenase thiamine pyrophosphate-binding subunit/dihydrolipoyllysine-residue succinyltransferase subunit — protein: MSSSISESDFGQNEWLVEEMYQRFQTNPESVDPSWHELLKNYRPSTTAAAPANGATPPAAPAPAATPPAAPAAPAPAPAARVAPKQAVTLDTEPAKKAAAPARTPAPARESAATKAASGTSMAASTAKPADADAVDTNRVLRGPAAAIVRNMNASLEVPTATSVRAIPAKLMIDNRVVINNHLARTRGGKVSFTHILGYAIVQALKAFPSMNNHFAIVDGKPNVVSPAHTNLGLAIDLPGKNGNRTLVVAAIKGCEAMNFGEFVAAYEDIVRRARNGKLGADDFAGVTISLTNPGTIGTVHSVPRLMQGQGTIIGAGAMEYPAEFQGASDEQIAAMGVGKLMTLTSTYDHRIIQGAESGDFLRTIHNLIISDDFWDELFTSLRIPYEPVRWRRDIPAGLVDKNTRVLELIAAYRSRGHLMADTDPLMMDAAAKAAHPDLDVLTYGLTLWDLDRSFKVGGFHGQRDMKLRDVLSILRDAYCRHVGVEYTHILDPEQQRWLQERVEIKHVKPPVAEQKYILSKLNAAEAFETFLATKYVGQKRFSLEGAEAVIPMMDAVLDQSAEHELDEVVIGMPHRGRLNVLTNIVGKPYSKVFSEFEGNLGPAESHGSGDVKYHLGAEGKYYQMFGDNEITVSLTANPSHLEAVDPVLEGIVRAKQDGMSEDKKFGVLPLMLHGDAAFAGQGIVAEVLNMSMLPGYRTGGTVHIVVNNQIGFTTAPEHSRSTQYCTDIAKMISAPVFHVNGDDPEACVWAAKLAVDYREAFNRDVVIDLVCYRRLGHNEGDDPSMTQPAMYDVINNLRSVRKSYTEALIGRGDISTKEAEDALRDYQGQLERVFVEVKELERHTPEASPSVEGDQTLVTKLVTAVDQERLQQIGDAFGNVPEGFTAHPRVKPVIKRRHEMPTKGNVDWSFAEMMAFGSLVQEGRTVRLSGQDARRGTFTQRHSVLIDRENGSEYTPLNHLPDATGRFLVYDSPLSEYGVLGFEYGYAVADPDALVMWEAQFGDFVNGAQSVIDEFISSGEAKWGQRSDVVLLLPHGHEGQGPDHTSGRIERFLQLCAEGSMTVALPSTPASYFHLLRRHVHDGISRPLVVFTPKSMLRNKAAVSPVEEFTEGKFLSVIDDPAFKNGGDRNKVQRVLLVSGKLYYELAARKEKDGRDDVAIVRVEQLYPVPYRRLARTLEAYPNAKDFRWVQEEPANQGPWPFLGLWLPEMLPELLAGLRRVSRRAMSAPSSGSSKVHAVEQQEIVDEAFN